The genomic DNA TCATTTATCAAGGGTAAAGTCGCTAATATCGAGGAAGAACCCGGAACTAAGAACATGATTCTTGATGTCGAGGATACGATAGCTCGAGAAAATATGCACCCTTCATTTGATATGGTCGTCCTCTCAACCGGTATCGTTCCCAATACGGAAAATATTAAGATTAATTCAGTCTTGAAAACGGATGAATACGGTTTCGTCGATGAATCCTCCAATGGTAACGCTATTTACGCGGCCGGTTGCGTTAAACAACCGTGCGACGTTTCCCGGGCAACAAAAGATTCAACCGCGGCCGCATTGAAAGCAATTCAATGCCTCAAAAAAGGATAAGCTCTCATGGAAAATAAAATTGGGGTGTTTATTTGCACCGGCTATGGAATCGCCGAAGCTCTCGATATCGAAGCATTATGCAAAGTAGCCGAGGAAGAGTATAAGGTTTCGATTTGCCGTGCGATAGATTCATGCGAAAAAGCGGGATTGGATGAGGTCAATGAAGTTATTAAAACTGAAAATCTGGATAAGATACTAATCGCAGGCATATCTCCCCGCCTTTATACGCACGAAATGTTTCCCGAAAACGTGATCGTCGAAAAAGTGGCTCTTCGCGAGCATGTCGTCTGGTGTCAACCCGCGAATGAGGAAGATACCCAGATGCTCGCTGAAGATTTATTGCGCATGTATATCACCAAATTGCAAAAAATGGAAATACTCGAACCGTTTCAGCCTGAAGAAACTATTGATAAGAGCATTCTCGTTATCGGCGGAGGTATTACCGGAATGACGGCCGCCCTTGAAATGTCAAAGGCCGATTATGCGGTTCATCTCGTTGAAAAAGGCGATAAACTGGGCGGTTGGCTGGGCAGGCAACATAAATCAATTCCAACCAAACCTCCTTTTCGCGATCTGGAAGAAACAAATATTGATTTCCTGATTGACGAAATTGAGAGAATCGAAAATATCCAAATTTATACCCAGGCTATCACCGCTGAAATAACGGGTGCGCCCGGTTTATTCGATGTTAAATTGAAATCATCTAATAACGGAAACGGGGACTCAATAGCGACTTTTCGAGTCGGCGCCATTATACAGGCGACAGGATGGTCTCCGGCAGATAATAGAGACTCTTTACCCTATGGGAATTTAGACGATGTCATCCTGAATGTGGATTTGGAGGAAATGGTCAAATCTTCCGGCAGGATTGTCCGACCGTCGGACGGAAAAGATGCCAAAACTATCGCCTTTATTCAATGTTCGGGCAGGGATAAGGACCAACATTCATATTGCTCTTCAATATGCTGTCTCACCTCGCTCAAGCAAGCCCTATACCTTCGGGAACGAGAGGACACTAAAGCATATATATTCTATGAATTTATCAGAACTCCCGGCCAGTATGAGGATTTTTATCGCCGAGTTCAGGAAGACCCTGGCATATTTTTTACCCGGGGCGAGGTTACCGATATATCTCGCACTGAAAACGGTCGATTAGTTTTGACGGCCAGAAATACTATGCCGGAAAATCAAATGCAGGTTGAGGTTGATTTAGTCGTCCTGGCCGCGGGGATGAAACCGAATTCCGCCGACGGCGAAGCTATTCGTGCTCTTGAGGGCGCAAAGCTTACGGTCGTAGAAGGTGAATCAGAAGGCCAACGCCAAAAAGCAACTGAAACAGTCGAAGAACTCAAGCATCATGAGGGAACGGAAATTCTCAATCTCAACTATCGCCAGGGTCCTGATTTGCCCACCCTCCAATACGGATTTCCGGATTCGCATTTTATATGTTTCCCCTATGAAAGCAGGCGTACCGGTATCTATCCGGCCGGATGCGTCCGGTCGCCGATGGACGGTCTTGGGAGCCGAGCCGACGCCACCGGCGCGGCCCTGAAAGCTATCCAATGCGTTGAGATGATCTCACGAGGCGAAGCGGTGCATCCTCGAGCCGGTGATAAATCCTATCCTGATTTCTTCCTGCAGAAGTGCACTCAGTGTAAAAGATGTACCGAAGAATGTCCATTCGGTGTTCTCAACGAAGACGAAAAAGGAACGCCACTGCTCTGGGCCACGCGCTGCCGTAGATGTGGAATTTGCCTCGGGGCCTGCCCTGAAAGAATTGTCTCTTTCAAGGACTATTCGGTCAATATCATAGCCTCAATGATTAAAGCTGTCAATGTTCCTGATGAAGATGAGGAAAAGCCTCGCATCCTGGCATTGCTCTGTGAGAATGATGCTTTCCCCGCGATGGATTTAATGGGTCAACATCGAATTCAGTATAATCCTCATGTTCGAGTGATTCCTGTCAGATGTCTCGGATCGGTAAATACTGTCTGGATTACCGAGGCAATTTCAGCCGGATTTGATGGCACGCTTTTAATCGGATGCAAATATGGCGATGATTATCAGTGCCATTTTTGTACGGGAAGCGAATTATGCGTTTCACGCGGCGAAAACATCAGAGAGAAACTGGAACAGATGGCTATGGAAAATGAACGCGTCGAGCTGCATCAATTACAGATTTCCGAATATGATAAATTGGCCGAGATATTTAATGATTTCGCGGAAGTAATTGAAAAATACGGAATGAATCCATTCAAGGGCATGTAAGATGTAAAGATAAATTTGTTTTGAATTAATCGAGGATTACTTGAGGTTGGAGGTGCTTAGAATGAAGCTCGATGAAAATACAACGCAAGATCAAAGAGATAATCAGGGAAAGAATGATATTCAAACCTCATGTACTATTCCCGAAGCGATATCGCCGGTTGAGATTGAATCGGATCTGGATTTTATTATTTCAATAAGCAAGCGGGCCGGTGAAACTTTTGTCAAGTGCTTTCAATGCGGAACCTGTTCAGCCGTTTGCAAAAATTCGCCGGATACTGAACCGTTTCCCAGAAAAGAGATGGCCTGGGCCAATTGGGGTATGAAAGACGCGTTATTGAGCGATCCTGATATCTGGTTATGCTATAACTGTAATGATTGCTCGGTTCGCTGCCCGCGCGACGCGCGACCCAGCGATGTTCTGGGAGCGATTCGCCAGGAAACGATTACTCAATTTGCTTTTCCTCGCTTTCTTGCACGCTGGATGAGCCAACCTGGCTGTATACCCCTGTTACTCGGCATTCCGGCTTTGCTTCTTTCCCTGGCGCTCTTTTTAAAAAGCCCGATTGAAAATAAACTCGGCCTGATGCCGAAATTAGATGAATCAATTGTGTTTTCCTACTCAAGCGTTTTTCCCCATTGGCTTTTAAACAGCTTCTTTATTTTCTTCAGTATTCTGGCGTTACTTGCTGTAGCGCTGGGTGTCACGAAATACTGGCAGGCTCTAAAATCATCACGATGGGCAATCCATAATTCCGCCGGTAATAAATTGTCTGCAAGCATTATTACGGTATTAAAAAATATCATCACGCATGACAATTTTACTTCCTGTCAGGACAATAAATCAAGATACCTGTCGCATATTTTGATTTTTTTCGGATTTATCGCTCTCTGCGCCGTAACATTTTGGATAATCACATCCGGGATCAATCCCCTGATTCACGGAGAATTTGTTTATCCTTTCAACTTTTGGAGTCCCTGGAAAATACTGGCCAACCTGGGCGGTCTGGCGTTAATCGCCGGATGTCTCCTTATGATTCAGCAACGGGCCAAAAACAATGGTAAGGCGGGCGCGGGAAGTTATTTTGACTGGGCTCTCATTACAACATTATTAATTGTTGTATTAACCGGATTTATGACTGAGGTCCTGCATTATGTTCGGCTGGAACCGCATCGTCATTTAGCCTATTTCATCCACCTGATGTTCGTATTTGCATTATTAATCTATCTGCCGTATTCGAAGCTGGCGCATATTTTCTATCGCACAACGGCGATGATTTACTCTGAATATTCCGGCCGCAATGCGGCCGCATCGTCAATTCCGGAAAAACAAAATTCTGAGCATCAGGATATGGCAACAGAGTCTCAGAAGGATGGTGATACTCAATGAGCATAAATAATATTCTTGACAACAAGGCGACCCTGATAAAAATCGTTATCCCGTTGATCATTATTCTTATCCCCTTTGTATACAGTCTTGTTTCGTTTGTCGTGGCCAAAGCGACCGAGCCGGTTCCTCCATTACTGGAGCGGCCCGATCCGCAATACGAAAAATGCGTCAAAGACACCGATTATATGCGTTATCATCACTGGGAACTTTTGCGAGCCGTCCGGGAGGAAGTCGTTCGATATGGGAAAAGGGGCGAAATCGGATTAAACGGATGCCGTGAATGTCATACCAGTCGAGAGCGATTTTGCGATAAATGTCATAACGCCGTTAGCCTAACGCCCAATTGCTTCGGGTGTCATAATTATCCATAAACTGAAGTAATGCTTTGAAAGCGGGTTGATAATGGATAGAAGAGATTTTTTGAAAATAACCGGAGGGACATTTTTGGTCGGGACGTCATGCGCCTATGCCTTTCGGTTTTTGGCGACCTCTGTTGCCGGCGCTGATGTCGAAACCGGTCAGGCCGTAAAAAAATGGGGCATGGTCATTGATATTAATAAATGTCGTTCCGATTGTACCGCATGCGTTAATGCCTGCCGACAGGAAAATAACGTCTCGTTTCACGCCGATAAACGCTGGGATATTCATTGGATTAGAAAAGTAAATGTCGAAACTGAGATCGGAACAAAAACGATTGATAAACCGGTAGTCCTTCTTTGTAATCATTGCGAGAAACCTCCCTGCGCCCAGGTCTGCCCTGTTCGGGCAACGTATAAACGCGATGACGGCATCGTTATTGTCGATCATCATCGTTGTATCGGGTGCCGTTATTGCATGATTGCCTGCCCCTATAACGCCCGGTTCTTCAATTTTAAGGATAGCGAGGAATGGCCCAATCAGGAACATCCCAAAAGGTCGCACGGGGTCGCCGAAGCGTGCACCTTGTGCGCTCATCGGCTGGATACCGGAAGAATGCCGGCCTGCGTCGAGGCGTGCGCTAACACAGGCGCGGGGGCCATTATCGTCGGCGATTTAAACGATCCCGGAAGCGAAATTTCCAGAATTACTACGACCAGGACAGTCAAGAGACTTCGGGAGGATTTGGGAACTGAGCCAAAAGTTTATTATATCGGTTTATGAATCATAACAGGCGAGGACTGATATGGAGATAAAATTTGAACATATAGAAGGGAATTCAACTAATTACCGAATTTCAATGATGATTCTGGCGGCCATGGCAATCGTGGGGATGATCGCGACATGGTATGTCATTGAAAAAGGAATTTGGGTAACCGGAATGACTAATCGAGTTCCCTGGGGGCTGCAAATTGTCATGGCCGTATATTATATTGGATTATCCGCGGGTTCACTGGTCATATCCGGCCTCTACGGCGTTTTTGGAAAACAGGAATACAAACCTTTCGCTCGTATCGCCGTTTATGTCGCCATGCTCTTTCTTATTGCCGGTCTTTTATCAATTCTCACCGACCAGGGTCGAATGGATCGAGTCTTTGTCGAGCCGTTCGTTTATTTTAACCTGCAATCGATGTTCTCTATCAATCCGATTTTGTATATCGGGCATATTTTGATTTGCGTTATTTATCTCTGGGCCCTGTTTGCTGAAATGAAAAAACTAACGACCATTGTCGCTACGATCGCTTTTGGCTGGGCTTTCTGCGTTCATAGCGGCACCGGGGCTATTTTCGGGTTCGGCGCGCGGGTGCTCTATGAATCGCCTCTCCTGCCGGCCAGTTTTGTCGCCGCCGCGATGGCTTCTGGAACGGCCTTGATGATTCTTCTAATCGTCGGGTTATTTAAGCTTACCAAACGGCATGTGGATGATGGATTGATATTATGGTTGGGCCGTTTTCTGGCAATATGCATTTTGGTCGTGGTTTATTTTCTATTTGTTGAAAACGCGTATCGAGCTTATGTAGTAGAATTGCGGGATGCCGCTGTGTATTATCTGTTCGGCGGTTTTCACAGCGTACTATTTTGGGTTGGATTGATTTTTTTCGGATGCGTGATTCCCATGATTATTCTTTTCAATCGAAAACTGGGAAAATCGGTTAAATGGGTTGTCATCGCGTCGTTTCTTGTCATTTTCGGAGTCCTGTGTGAACGATACGTAATTGTCCTGCCCGGCTTGACTCATCCTCCGGATTTATTTCCCGGAATGCATATAACCCAATCGGTCATTGAAGAAGGAATTGCATCCTATAGAGTCAGTATACTTGAAATACTTCAGGCGTTAGGGGTGCTGGGCGTAATCGGCTTTTTATTCGGCTGGGGGCTGAAATATCTGAAACTCCTGCCTACCGAGGCGAGATTATTACAGCCGGCTGCCCCTACCGCTTCGCCGGAGAGTGAATCATAAAACCCGGGATGTGGGATCACAGCTAATCCCGACAAAGGTTCACGTTATTATGTTGAAACGAATAAAAAATTTTTGGATCCTAAGCGCCGCAGTCAATATTATGATATTGTTATTTCTCATCGCACTTTTATATGCGAGTGATTTTTTCGCTCAAAGTGATAGCCAAACTGCATCTGATGGCGTTAACGGTCTTCTCGCGATTATAATAATAACCACTATTTGTTTGTGCGTCGGTGTCAATTATGTCCTAGCTAATCATTTCATCAAAAAACCTATCAGAAGTCTTGCCAACGGCATGAACAAACTGGCCGATAAAAAATTCAGTTTTCGTCTCGATGAGGATAGTATCGAACAATACGGTTCATTAACTTCATCATTTAATGACATGGCTGAACTGCTCTCATCTTACCTGACCGAGCTTGAAAAAAGCAGGGATTATCTGCGCGGCATATTGGAAAGCTCGGCCGACATCATAATTACCGTAAATCCTTCAGGCAAAATTCGAACCATCAATATGGGCGTAACAAATGTATTAGGTTATCGCCGTCGAGACGTTATCGGAAAATCAATTGACGTTTTACTGGCCAATCCCAATGACCGGCAGATTGCCGCCGAACGGCTCCGACATTCGGATAACGTCGTTAACTATGAAACCCAGTTTCTGACCAAGGATGGAAAATATCGGGATATCTTATTCACTCTTTCTCAACTGCGCAACTCATATGGAGCCATCATCGGAACGATCGCCTTTTGTAAAGACATTACTCATGAAAAACGCCTTCAGGAACAACTGATGCAATCACAGCGGTTCGCTGCCATCGGCCAGGTCTTCACCGGAATACAGCATTCCATGAAAAATATGCTGAATGCCTGCCAGGGCGGAGCCTACATGGTCAGGATCGGACTGGCCAAAGACAACAAGAAAATGCTGGAAGAAGGCTGGGAGATGGTCCAGGAAGGAATTACGCGACTGACCGATATGTCACGGGATATGCTCAAGTATGTCAAGGAATGGAAACCTCGGTTTGAATCAACGGACCTCAAGAAAATCTTATCTGATATCTTAAACGTTATCAGGCAAACGGCCAAAGACAAAGGTATTGAAATAAAGCTCGATTTCCCCGAGCGTCTGCCTTCTGTTATATGCGACTCGCGGATGATCCATTCCTGTGTCATGGATATTGTATCTAACGCGATCGACGCCTGTACGTGGAAGAATTATACAGAGAATGAATTACCTGAAATCAATGTCAGCGCCTATTTGAATAACAATGATGAAGATTTAATCATCGAAGTTCAGGACAACGGCTGCGGTATGACTCCCGATGTTAAAGAAAGTATTTTCAATCCTTTTTTCAGTACCAAGAGTAAAGCCGGTACCGGGTTGGGATTGTCAATAACTTCAAAAATGATAAACGTTCACGGCGGGAAAATTAATGTTGACACAAAACCCAATAAAGGCACGATTTTCCGTATCGTTTTGCCGCTGGATACAACCGTTAGAAACAAGGAGATCAATGATGGCCAAAAAAGTATTAGTAGTTGATGACGATGTGAACACCGTGAAGTTTCTTTCGGTCGCCCTGGAAGAAAACGGATATGAGCCTATTCAGGCTTATAACGGTAAGGAAGGACTGGAGAAAGTATTGAATGAAAAACCGGATCTGGTTCTTCTTGACGTCATGATGCCCAAGAAAACCGGATTTGTGCTGTTTAAACAGCTCCGCCGCGATGATAATTTTAAGGATTTGCCCGTAATCATGCTGACCGGAGTAGCTGAGGTTTTGGAAGGTCTCGATTCTCAAAGCGGTGACACGGAAGAGCGGCCTTACGATACCCTCCGCGAAAAAATGCGACAGGCAATAAAAGAAATGAGAGACGAGGGCCTGGTCAAGCCCAATATGTTTATCGATAAACCGATCGATCCGGAACTGGTTATAGAAAAGGTCCGCGAATTGATTGGCAGCTAAGCGAAAATAATTATTGTTGCTTCGAAAAAACCATTAATACGAGTGCAACAAATTTTCTCGATGCCAAATATTGAAATTTTTAAGGCATCCAATTGATTTGTCTGAATAACATAACCACCTAATTACATACTTCCGGGAGGACTGGGATGAATCGTTCTCCAATCGCTGCTTTTTAATACCTTGGCGGCCTTCTCATAATCGGCTGGATTAACCCAGATAACATATCCGAAGCGACCGGTTCCATCCACCGCGCCATTGGACGCGTGGATATTGATACCGGCATTCGATAATTTAAGATGAAAATCATAGAGAGCTCCAACCTTATCCTCTCCCTGAATCAAAAATGCTTTTTTTGGTCCGATTAGAGGGATGTTCGCATCGCCGGCCGCTTTTTTGAGTTGCTCTGGATCAGCCGGGATAAAATCAATCTGGCTTTGACCTTCAGCGACAGGGAATGCGGTTAGAGCAAGCAGGTTTACTTTTCTCTCGCTTAAGAATTCCAGAAGTTTTCGTGCCTCTCCCGGCTTATCGGCAGCCAGTGAGTAGTAATATTCGACTTCTTTTACGCTTGAAGCCATACTGAACCCCTTTGTTTTTATTATTCATTTTAATATTCAATTTTCCAGAACGTATTTGCTGCCCGTTCTTTGATCTCAATATAAGTTACGTATCTAAGGTTCCAATGTTGGATATCACAGTCCACCCTCCAAACAAAGCAATAGCCCAGGAAGATTAATTCGAATAAAAACCGCCCCAAAGGGCGACTTTATCAAAACTGATTTTCGCTTTAAAGACTTTTCATTTTATTTTATTAAACCAAATTGTATTTGAACCTCCGAGAAACTCGGATATAAAAGCATCGATATCGCCATCACCGTCCAAATCACCCAGAGCCGCTCCGCTATTGCCCTGCAGTCCGCCTAATCTAAGACCGGAATCAAGCAAATTGCCCTTACCATCATTAATCCAAATTGAACTGGGAAAATCAAAATTCGTCACAAACGCATCCGGATTTCCGTCACCATTTAAGTCCGCTAATGATATTCGTCCGCTTTTGGTCACGTTTAATTCCTGATTTGATTTTTCATATACCCCGGTTCCATCATTCAACCAGACGATCGTTGGATAAACGCCGTCACGGTCATTTCCCGATGCCATTATGGCATCCGGATCACCGTCGCCATCCAGATCGCGGAGACAACCAAATCCTCCAATCAGCATACTACTATCAGAGTGCCGCCAATAATCCGTGAAATTCCCTTTTCCATCATTGAGCATGGTCTTAAATCCGACTCCAACCTCACGAATGAAAAGGTCTACATCACCGTCATTATCAA from Candidatus Zixiibacteriota bacterium includes the following:
- a CDS encoding FAD-dependent oxidoreductase — its product is MENKIGVFICTGYGIAEALDIEALCKVAEEEYKVSICRAIDSCEKAGLDEVNEVIKTENLDKILIAGISPRLYTHEMFPENVIVEKVALREHVVWCQPANEEDTQMLAEDLLRMYITKLQKMEILEPFQPEETIDKSILVIGGGITGMTAALEMSKADYAVHLVEKGDKLGGWLGRQHKSIPTKPPFRDLEETNIDFLIDEIERIENIQIYTQAITAEITGAPGLFDVKLKSSNNGNGDSIATFRVGAIIQATGWSPADNRDSLPYGNLDDVILNVDLEEMVKSSGRIVRPSDGKDAKTIAFIQCSGRDKDQHSYCSSICCLTSLKQALYLREREDTKAYIFYEFIRTPGQYEDFYRRVQEDPGIFFTRGEVTDISRTENGRLVLTARNTMPENQMQVEVDLVVLAAGMKPNSADGEAIRALEGAKLTVVEGESEGQRQKATETVEELKHHEGTEILNLNYRQGPDLPTLQYGFPDSHFICFPYESRRTGIYPAGCVRSPMDGLGSRADATGAALKAIQCVEMISRGEAVHPRAGDKSYPDFFLQKCTQCKRCTEECPFGVLNEDEKGTPLLWATRCRRCGICLGACPERIVSFKDYSVNIIASMIKAVNVPDEDEEKPRILALLCENDAFPAMDLMGQHRIQYNPHVRVIPVRCLGSVNTVWITEAISAGFDGTLLIGCKYGDDYQCHFCTGSELCVSRGENIREKLEQMAMENERVELHQLQISEYDKLAEIFNDFAEVIEKYGMNPFKGM
- the qmoC gene encoding quinone-interacting membrane-bound oxidoreductase complex subunit QmoC, with the translated sequence MKLDENTTQDQRDNQGKNDIQTSCTIPEAISPVEIESDLDFIISISKRAGETFVKCFQCGTCSAVCKNSPDTEPFPRKEMAWANWGMKDALLSDPDIWLCYNCNDCSVRCPRDARPSDVLGAIRQETITQFAFPRFLARWMSQPGCIPLLLGIPALLLSLALFLKSPIENKLGLMPKLDESIVFSYSSVFPHWLLNSFFIFFSILALLAVALGVTKYWQALKSSRWAIHNSAGNKLSASIITVLKNIITHDNFTSCQDNKSRYLSHILIFFGFIALCAVTFWIITSGINPLIHGEFVYPFNFWSPWKILANLGGLALIAGCLLMIQQRAKNNGKAGAGSYFDWALITTLLIVVLTGFMTEVLHYVRLEPHRHLAYFIHLMFVFALLIYLPYSKLAHIFYRTTAMIYSEYSGRNAAASSIPEKQNSEHQDMATESQKDGDTQ
- a CDS encoding 4Fe-4S dicluster domain-containing protein; the protein is MDRRDFLKITGGTFLVGTSCAYAFRFLATSVAGADVETGQAVKKWGMVIDINKCRSDCTACVNACRQENNVSFHADKRWDIHWIRKVNVETEIGTKTIDKPVVLLCNHCEKPPCAQVCPVRATYKRDDGIVIVDHHRCIGCRYCMIACPYNARFFNFKDSEEWPNQEHPKRSHGVAEACTLCAHRLDTGRMPACVEACANTGAGAIIVGDLNDPGSEISRITTTRTVKRLREDLGTEPKVYYIGL
- the nrfD gene encoding NrfD/PsrC family molybdoenzyme membrane anchor subunit, producing the protein MEIKFEHIEGNSTNYRISMMILAAMAIVGMIATWYVIEKGIWVTGMTNRVPWGLQIVMAVYYIGLSAGSLVISGLYGVFGKQEYKPFARIAVYVAMLFLIAGLLSILTDQGRMDRVFVEPFVYFNLQSMFSINPILYIGHILICVIYLWALFAEMKKLTTIVATIAFGWAFCVHSGTGAIFGFGARVLYESPLLPASFVAAAMASGTALMILLIVGLFKLTKRHVDDGLILWLGRFLAICILVVVYFLFVENAYRAYVVELRDAAVYYLFGGFHSVLFWVGLIFFGCVIPMIILFNRKLGKSVKWVVIASFLVIFGVLCERYVIVLPGLTHPPDLFPGMHITQSVIEEGIASYRVSILEILQALGVLGVIGFLFGWGLKYLKLLPTEARLLQPAAPTASPESES
- a CDS encoding ATP-binding protein gives rise to the protein MILLFLIALLYASDFFAQSDSQTASDGVNGLLAIIIITTICLCVGVNYVLANHFIKKPIRSLANGMNKLADKKFSFRLDEDSIEQYGSLTSSFNDMAELLSSYLTELEKSRDYLRGILESSADIIITVNPSGKIRTINMGVTNVLGYRRRDVIGKSIDVLLANPNDRQIAAERLRHSDNVVNYETQFLTKDGKYRDILFTLSQLRNSYGAIIGTIAFCKDITHEKRLQEQLMQSQRFAAIGQVFTGIQHSMKNMLNACQGGAYMVRIGLAKDNKKMLEEGWEMVQEGITRLTDMSRDMLKYVKEWKPRFESTDLKKILSDILNVIRQTAKDKGIEIKLDFPERLPSVICDSRMIHSCVMDIVSNAIDACTWKNYTENELPEINVSAYLNNNDEDLIIEVQDNGCGMTPDVKESIFNPFFSTKSKAGTGLGLSITSKMINVHGGKINVDTKPNKGTIFRIVLPLDTTVRNKEINDGQKSISS
- a CDS encoding response regulator, whose product is MMAKKVLVVDDDVNTVKFLSVALEENGYEPIQAYNGKEGLEKVLNEKPDLVLLDVMMPKKTGFVLFKQLRRDDNFKDLPVIMLTGVAEVLEGLDSQSGDTEERPYDTLREKMRQAIKEMRDEGLVKPNMFIDKPIDPELVIEKVRELIGS